TTTTGAGAAGGATGGGGAGAACGGTCAATTGCTTGAAGTTCTATGGCAGGTAAGCACGGTACCGAAGCGGCTTCCAACGCCATCACGTAGGATATCATGTCTTCCTTCGGCGAAGGATCAGTGGCATTTAAAGATTCATGCTGTTGTCTTTCAGCCATACCAATCTTCAAACAAACCAATACACAACCTGCAGAGAAAACACAGGGCgactgaaattaaaatataaagttCACGATTCGCCATAAAAGCAATAAAATTTCAATTGAATCCATGTTGAGGGATGAAATGAAGGAACCCAATAAAAGAAACAACGGAATGATCAAAGAAACATATCAACAAACACGTGGCATGCAGACAGCAGATTATCCGTGGCGGAAGCTAACAGAAAGGGTAACAAGATGAGTTACAAGACTCTGTCTGCCATAAATATGTCCTCTACATGGGAAATCACTCCATTCATAAAAATAGCAATTCACCATGTGAAGGAGGAGTCATTTACCTCCAAATTGG
This window of the Primulina tabacum isolate GXHZ01 chromosome 4, ASM2559414v2, whole genome shotgun sequence genome carries:
- the LOC142543259 gene encoding mediator of RNA polymerase II transcription subunit 28-like; amino-acid sequence: MAERQQHESLNATDPSPKEDMISYVMALEAASVPCLPAIELQAIDRSPHPSQKIDVERHARDFMEAAKKLQLYFISLQRDDPPTREETLRKVMLGS